A single window of Acidobacteriota bacterium DNA harbors:
- a CDS encoding 8-amino-7-oxononanoate synthase, which yields MRTLVRELGNRLERVRSSGLYRSLEDASPEAVDFCSNDYLDLSRDPRLRTFLIERLRDEPESRPVSAPSSRLLRGNTPHHRLLEEKLARFKGTEAALVFPSGYQANMGLLSALMGPRDRVVSDRLNHASIIDGIRLSGARKVIHPHRDLEAVRAALATPHPRGRTFLVTESLFSMDGDIAPLDQYADLAEEWGADLIVDDSHATGLFGTGRGSGLTEHFGIEKRAAAIVSGCGKGLGVAGAFVAGPRTVIEYLVNACRSFIFTTSTPPLLLYALEAALEIAGGDPGRRERVLELSDRLRRRLRGQGLDTLDSAGPIVPVILGDNRRALAVARRLREQGLDVRALRPPTVPAGTARLRISVHANHSVEQLDRLCQALAEALETV from the coding sequence GTGAGAACTCTCGTTCGGGAATTGGGGAATCGTCTTGAGCGGGTCCGCTCGTCCGGGCTCTACCGGTCCCTCGAGGACGCGTCCCCCGAGGCCGTGGATTTCTGTTCCAACGACTACCTGGACCTGTCCCGCGATCCGCGGCTGAGGACGTTCCTGATCGAGCGTTTGCGTGACGAGCCCGAGTCTCGTCCCGTCTCGGCACCCTCCTCCCGGCTGCTGCGGGGAAACACGCCGCACCACCGGCTGCTGGAAGAGAAGCTGGCCCGGTTCAAGGGGACCGAAGCCGCCCTGGTGTTTCCCAGCGGCTACCAGGCCAACATGGGTCTCCTTTCCGCCCTCATGGGCCCCCGGGACCGGGTGGTGTCGGACCGTCTCAACCACGCCAGCATCATCGACGGAATTCGTTTGAGCGGGGCGCGGAAGGTCATCCATCCCCACCGGGATCTGGAGGCGGTGCGAGCCGCTCTCGCGACTCCCCATCCCCGCGGCCGAACCTTCCTGGTCACCGAGTCCCTCTTCAGCATGGACGGGGACATCGCGCCCTTGGACCAATATGCGGACCTGGCGGAGGAATGGGGAGCGGACCTGATCGTGGATGACTCCCATGCCACCGGGCTCTTCGGCACCGGTCGAGGGTCGGGCCTGACGGAGCATTTCGGGATCGAGAAGCGCGCCGCCGCCATCGTCTCGGGGTGCGGCAAGGGTCTGGGCGTGGCCGGCGCGTTCGTGGCCGGCCCCCGAACCGTCATCGAGTACCTGGTCAACGCCTGCCGCAGCTTCATCTTCACCACATCCACGCCGCCCCTTCTCCTCTACGCGTTGGAGGCGGCGTTGGAAATCGCCGGGGGCGACCCGGGACGGCGGGAACGGGTCCTGGAACTCTCAGACCGCCTCCGCCGGCGACTGAGAGGGCAGGGTCTGGACACGTTGGACAGCGCCGGCCCCATCGTGCCGGTCATCCTGGGCGACAATCGCCGCGCCCTCGCCGTCGCCCGACGGCTTCGGGAGCAGGGACTGGACGTAAGGGCGCTCCGTCCCCCCACGGTGCCGGCCGGCACCGCTCGGCTCCGGATCTCGGTTCACGCCAACCATTCTGTCGAGCAGTTGGACCGGCTTTGCCAGGCTCTTGCCGAGGCGCTGGAGACCGTGTGA
- the bioA gene encoding adenosylmethionine--8-amino-7-oxononanoate transaminase, protein MKDFGGWVSQDRKYVWHPFTQMQTAPPPIPIERAEGIYLHTQDGRRLLDGISSWWVNIHGHNHPRLNRALEEQASRLGHVLFAGCTHEPAARLASELVRRSPAGLSRVFFSDNGSTSVEVALKMSYQYWKNRGETRDLFISLKHAYHGDTLGAMGVGGVDAFHAQFADLLVKQLQTHAPTCRTCPVGRTRATCHIECTGRLEDLLRETGHRVSAVIVEPMVQGAGGMIIWPVEFLNLVRELTRRHGTLLIADEVFTGFGRTGKMFACEHGPVTPDLMCLSKALTGGYLPLAATLVAEPLYQAFLSEDRGRGFLHGHSYTANPLGCAVALESLALFDEEERLERVARLAELFSERLARIARLPGVAEVRGIGGLAVMELEAEGEAGYLDSRSPRLIQTFLDNGLLLRPLGNVLYFLPPYVIEDREVHWAFDVIEEVLVSIA, encoded by the coding sequence ATGAAAGATTTCGGCGGCTGGGTGTCCCAGGATCGGAAATACGTCTGGCATCCGTTCACCCAGATGCAGACGGCGCCTCCTCCCATCCCCATCGAGCGCGCCGAAGGGATCTACCTCCATACCCAGGACGGCCGCCGGTTGCTGGACGGCATCTCCTCCTGGTGGGTCAACATCCACGGACACAACCATCCACGTCTCAACCGTGCGTTGGAGGAACAGGCTTCGCGGCTGGGGCACGTGCTGTTCGCCGGATGCACCCACGAACCGGCGGCACGGTTGGCTTCCGAGCTGGTCCGGCGCTCACCGGCGGGGTTGTCACGCGTCTTCTTCTCGGACAACGGATCCACCTCGGTGGAGGTGGCGCTGAAGATGTCCTACCAGTATTGGAAGAACCGCGGCGAGACCCGCGATCTCTTCATCTCTCTGAAACATGCCTACCATGGCGACACCCTGGGTGCCATGGGGGTGGGGGGAGTGGACGCTTTCCACGCCCAGTTCGCGGACCTCCTGGTGAAGCAGCTCCAGACTCACGCTCCCACCTGCCGGACCTGTCCCGTGGGCCGGACCCGCGCCACGTGTCACATCGAGTGCACCGGCCGGCTCGAGGACCTCCTGCGGGAGACGGGTCACCGGGTGTCGGCGGTGATCGTGGAGCCCATGGTTCAGGGCGCCGGGGGAATGATCATCTGGCCGGTGGAGTTCCTGAACCTGGTCCGGGAGCTGACCCGCCGTCACGGAACTCTGCTCATCGCCGACGAGGTCTTCACCGGTTTCGGCCGGACCGGGAAGATGTTCGCCTGCGAGCATGGACCGGTGACGCCCGACCTCATGTGCCTCTCCAAGGCCCTCACCGGAGGTTATCTCCCCCTGGCCGCCACCCTGGTGGCCGAGCCCCTTTACCAGGCGTTTCTGAGCGAGGACCGGGGGCGGGGGTTTCTGCACGGGCATTCCTACACCGCCAATCCCCTGGGATGCGCCGTCGCCCTGGAAAGCCTGGCCCTTTTCGACGAGGAAGAGCGGCTGGAGCGAGTGGCTCGATTGGCAGAGCTCTTCTCGGAGCGCCTGGCCCGCATCGCCCGGCTGCCTGGAGTGGCGGAGGTTCGCGGGATCGGAGGGCTGGCGGTGATGGAACTGGAGGCCGAGGGAGAGGCAGGCTATCTCGATTCGCGATCGCCCCGATTGATCCAGACGTTTCTGGATAATGGTCTTCTCCTGCGCCCCCTGGGAAATGTTCTCTACTTCCTTCCTCCATATGTCATCGAAGACCGGGAGGTTCACTGGGCGTTCGACGTCATCGAGGAAGTCCTCGTCTCCATCGCCTGA
- a CDS encoding SurA N-terminal domain-containing protein, whose translation MRHRSRHGILTVTWLAVFCSIADLSPARSEIMDRVAALVGDEVITLSDVRWLIQFRGQILPSDPARRKLVYSAALNQLIEETMIAREARNTPGAEILPAEVETRIEAYRRHFRSEEKFQKKLRSMGMSPGSLRAVVRRQLTVQKFVQVRIQAFVIVLPREIEAYYRETFLPTVKGGSAPPLELLQNRIQEIVGRRKANQELERWVAQARKRIVVEVLLFREPPQSPNHPESP comes from the coding sequence ATGCGCCACCGGAGTCGACATGGAATTCTGACCGTGACCTGGCTGGCTGTCTTCTGCTCCATCGCGGACCTGAGTCCCGCTCGTTCGGAGATCATGGACAGAGTGGCCGCTTTGGTGGGAGACGAAGTCATTACCCTCTCCGACGTACGTTGGCTGATTCAGTTCCGGGGACAGATTCTGCCGTCGGATCCCGCCCGGAGAAAGCTGGTTTATTCTGCGGCGTTGAACCAGTTGATCGAGGAAACCATGATTGCCAGGGAGGCACGGAACACTCCGGGCGCTGAAATCCTGCCGGCAGAGGTGGAAACTCGTATCGAGGCCTACAGGCGGCACTTCCGGTCGGAAGAGAAGTTCCAGAAAAAACTCCGGTCCATGGGGATGAGCCCGGGAAGTCTGCGCGCTGTGGTCCGGCGACAGTTGACCGTTCAGAAGTTCGTTCAGGTTCGCATTCAGGCGTTCGTAATCGTTCTGCCCCGGGAAATCGAAGCCTATTACCGCGAGACGTTCCTTCCAACCGTCAAAGGAGGTTCGGCACCACCCCTGGAATTGCTGCAGAACCGGATTCAGGAAATCGTGGGGCGCCGAAAAGCCAACCAGGAACTGGAGCGCTGGGTGGCTCAAGCCCGGAAGCGAATCGTGGTCGAGGTTCTGCTGTTCAGGGAACCCCCTCAGTCTCCCAACCATCCGGAGAGTCCCTGA
- a CDS encoding BamA/TamA family outer membrane protein encodes MEIHADGRLTRISEADVFRLITIREEEPYTSSRAQTTLRRLYATGVFHDVQIDVRKSSDGGVSVTVFLIRKYLMDQIRFIGQVEADRRQLRRQLVLKPGEPYSDASFEESLVKVSSFYRRNGYHQAAVEPEFEIDHDGAGINLAFRITAGRGARMKQVEIEAPEALDLERFQVQLENARGSVFSRSRLDQIIRRVEKDLARQGFAAARIREQLQYDRTDNTVSLRLQIQPGNRTVIEFEGVDLDQQTLADLPVFSRKGLLENLLDDTTAELREIYQRRGYLLAHVALERQDRANSNAILFRVERGARCRVGSVLFEGNEFAEDGVLLGIVSVRKGGMFRSGRFTERMAQDDLRVIEAYYRQRGFRDVEVTYELVAANPPGRNLKLTYEIREGTRYFIRDVQFVGNEELSRRVLENQLQGRPGTPFALANLTRDRANLLAMYEDLGYRQVDCRFQISFPEVAAAHVTFVIEEGPRHFTDVVVLSGNLSTKERLVHEAISIKPGDPASLTRILATESDLYDLAVFSRVEIREIPSFIDPLRRNVVVAVEEARKYTLSYGGGYSSSEGPRGTLGISNGNFLGRAETLALGLRAGSKRQRANLSYTASRFFGRKLPTVTSLTANNEAALTTDTEGDIRAPRGKPFDESRVILSTQTERPLSRRESMFFRYNFEAVRIRLPEDLDVPLQFFREQDRLRLSSFALSYLNESRDDPTNATEGFLLTGDTKLSLKAIGSGANFFRALAQGQYYRKLHPDLILASSLRLGWIGAFGLAAPDEMSNPAPLSERFFSGGSTTLRGLPRELAGPLLRDPETGEIVLVNHRGESDPAGRPVPLGGNALLIANLELRFPLAAFFEAALFYDGGNVFRTFRDLPSNFTHAVGLGIQANTPLGPIRFDVGYNPSPPDVTAFKHWNFHFILGPSF; translated from the coding sequence GTGGAAATTCACGCGGACGGACGGCTGACCAGAATTTCCGAAGCGGACGTGTTCAGGTTGATCACGATTCGTGAAGAGGAACCCTACACGAGTTCCCGGGCTCAAACGACTCTGCGCCGACTCTACGCCACGGGAGTCTTTCACGATGTTCAGATCGACGTCCGGAAATCGTCCGACGGCGGAGTGTCGGTCACGGTTTTCCTGATTCGAAAATATCTAATGGACCAGATTCGATTCATCGGTCAAGTCGAAGCCGACAGGAGGCAACTCCGCCGGCAACTGGTCTTGAAACCCGGCGAACCATACTCCGATGCGAGTTTCGAGGAAAGCCTTGTCAAGGTGAGCAGTTTCTACCGGAGGAACGGGTACCACCAGGCAGCAGTCGAGCCCGAGTTTGAGATCGATCATGACGGGGCAGGTATCAACCTGGCATTCCGGATCACGGCCGGCCGGGGGGCTCGGATGAAGCAGGTCGAGATTGAAGCCCCCGAAGCTTTGGACCTGGAAAGGTTTCAGGTTCAGCTTGAAAACGCGAGAGGTTCGGTCTTCTCCAGGAGTCGGCTCGACCAGATCATTCGTCGAGTGGAAAAAGACCTGGCCCGGCAAGGTTTCGCGGCAGCAAGGATTCGTGAGCAACTGCAGTACGACCGCACCGACAATACGGTATCGCTTCGGCTGCAGATTCAACCGGGCAACCGCACGGTGATCGAATTCGAGGGTGTTGATCTGGATCAGCAGACGCTCGCCGATCTTCCCGTCTTCAGCCGGAAGGGACTGCTGGAAAACCTCTTGGACGACACCACGGCGGAACTCCGGGAAATCTATCAGCGCCGCGGGTATCTGCTGGCCCACGTAGCGCTGGAGAGACAAGACCGCGCCAATTCCAACGCGATCTTGTTCAGGGTCGAGAGAGGTGCGCGGTGCAGGGTCGGCAGCGTTCTTTTCGAAGGTAACGAGTTCGCGGAAGACGGAGTTCTACTCGGAATCGTCAGCGTCAGGAAGGGCGGAATGTTTCGCAGCGGGCGGTTTACCGAGCGGATGGCCCAGGATGACCTCCGTGTCATCGAAGCCTATTACCGGCAGAGAGGGTTCAGGGATGTGGAAGTCACCTACGAACTGGTGGCAGCGAATCCACCCGGCCGCAACCTGAAGCTGACCTACGAGATCCGGGAGGGCACAAGGTATTTCATTCGGGACGTTCAGTTTGTCGGAAACGAGGAGTTGAGCCGGAGAGTTCTGGAGAATCAGCTCCAAGGCCGTCCGGGCACTCCGTTCGCCCTTGCGAATCTGACCCGGGATCGAGCCAACCTGCTGGCTATGTACGAAGATCTGGGCTACCGGCAGGTGGACTGCCGCTTTCAGATCTCGTTTCCTGAGGTTGCCGCCGCCCACGTCACCTTTGTCATCGAGGAAGGCCCCCGGCATTTCACTGATGTGGTCGTGCTCTCCGGGAACCTGAGCACGAAAGAAAGGTTAGTTCACGAGGCAATCTCCATAAAGCCCGGAGATCCGGCGTCACTCACTCGAATTCTGGCGACCGAGAGCGATCTGTACGACTTGGCCGTTTTCAGCCGCGTGGAGATTCGGGAGATTCCATCCTTCATCGACCCGCTTCGCCGCAACGTGGTGGTCGCGGTGGAGGAGGCAAGGAAATATACACTCTCCTACGGCGGCGGCTATTCCTCGTCTGAGGGGCCGCGCGGCACGCTCGGCATCAGCAACGGCAACTTCCTGGGAAGAGCCGAAACTCTGGCTCTTGGTCTGCGCGCCGGTTCCAAACGACAACGCGCCAATTTGTCGTACACCGCGTCCCGTTTCTTCGGACGGAAGCTCCCCACGGTCACATCCCTGACGGCCAACAATGAAGCGGCCCTAACCACGGACACCGAAGGAGACATCCGGGCTCCCCGAGGGAAACCCTTCGACGAATCTCGTGTCATCTTGTCGACCCAGACCGAACGACCGTTGAGCCGGCGCGAGTCCATGTTCTTTCGCTACAACTTCGAAGCCGTACGGATCAGGCTTCCCGAAGATCTGGACGTTCCCCTGCAGTTCTTCCGCGAGCAGGACCGGCTGCGGCTTTCCAGCTTTGCGCTGTCCTATCTGAACGAGTCGAGAGACGACCCCACCAACGCCACTGAAGGCTTCCTTTTGACTGGCGACACAAAACTCTCTCTCAAGGCAATCGGTTCGGGCGCAAACTTTTTCCGTGCTCTGGCTCAGGGCCAGTACTACCGAAAGCTCCATCCCGATCTGATTCTGGCTTCCTCCCTCAGACTGGGTTGGATCGGTGCGTTTGGACTCGCTGCTCCAGATGAAATGTCCAACCCCGCCCCCTTGAGCGAGCGATTCTTCTCCGGAGGATCAACCACCCTGCGGGGTTTGCCCCGGGAGCTTGCCGGGCCGCTCTTGCGCGATCCCGAGACGGGCGAGATCGTGCTCGTGAACCATCGGGGAGAGTCTGACCCGGCCGGGCGACCCGTTCCGTTGGGCGGCAACGCTCTCTTGATCGCAAATCTGGAACTCCGGTTTCCACTGGCGGCCTTCTTCGAGGCCGCGTTGTTTTACGACGGGGGCAATGTTTTCCGTACCTTTCGTGATCTTCCATCCAACTTTACGCACGCCGTCGGATTGGGGATTCAGGCCAACACGCCCTTGGGGCCGATTCGCTTCGATGTGGGCTACAATCCCAGTCCACCGGACGTGACGGCGTTCAAGCACTGGAACTTTCACTTCATACTGGGACCGTCGTTTTAG
- the bioD gene encoding dethiobiotin synthase — MQVLVTGTGTEIGKTVVSAVLLAHWAGRTHVTYWKPVATGAEEGSDSQEVASLAGPEVRILKECYRFGPPLSPHLAARLAGVEIEPERILSAYRRHRESVGDGLLVVEGIGGLLVPLTDRGYLLADLLKDLALPCLVVASSQLGTINHTLLTLEALRSRDLSLAGVVLNGPANLENRRAIERFGRTRVVAELQPLNPLSCETVARTASGFDRDRVLERCLLGPRPDAGRRVS, encoded by the coding sequence ATGCAGGTCTTGGTCACTGGAACGGGGACCGAAATCGGCAAGACGGTCGTCTCCGCCGTTCTCCTGGCCCACTGGGCGGGACGGACGCACGTTACCTACTGGAAACCGGTCGCCACGGGAGCGGAGGAGGGAAGCGACAGCCAGGAGGTGGCTTCCCTGGCGGGTCCGGAGGTGCGGATTCTGAAGGAGTGCTACCGGTTTGGTCCGCCCCTTTCTCCTCACCTGGCGGCCCGTTTGGCGGGAGTCGAGATCGAACCGGAGCGCATCCTCTCCGCCTACCGGCGTCATCGGGAGTCTGTGGGCGACGGTCTTTTGGTCGTGGAGGGGATCGGGGGTCTCCTGGTGCCCCTGACCGATCGCGGATATCTCCTGGCCGATCTCCTGAAGGACTTGGCTCTGCCCTGCCTCGTGGTCGCGTCCAGTCAACTCGGGACCATCAACCACACTTTGCTGACCCTCGAAGCGCTCCGTTCCAGGGACCTGAGCCTGGCGGGAGTGGTCCTGAACGGGCCCGCCAACCTGGAGAATCGGCGGGCCATCGAGCGGTTCGGCCGGACCCGTGTGGTGGCGGAGTTGCAACCCCTCAATCCCCTCTCCTGCGAGACCGTCGCGCGAACGGCCTCCGGATTCGACCGGGACCGGGTGCTGGAGCGCTGTCTCCTGGGGCCCCGGCCGGACGCCGGAAGGCGGGTTAGTTAG